The Epinephelus lanceolatus isolate andai-2023 chromosome 17, ASM4190304v1, whole genome shotgun sequence region GTCTCCaagctttgaattttttttttcaaagtagtCCCTGACTTGCAGGTATCTGTAGAAATCCTGCTTTCCTAATCCAGATGTCTTTGATATATCCTGATAGCTCTGTAATTTTCCGTTGGAGTTTGTATCACATTTTGAATGCTCTGGCTTAAAAGAGCTCCATaatacagacagaaatgtcaaaaatattaCAACCATCCACggtttccctgacccagtatcaATGAGGCAATGCAGTGATCAATAGTTAATCTTACACTCTTGATATAAAATTGCAAATTGGAAGTGCAAGAATTATGagattttctgttttgtgtgtgtgagacatctACACGTTATCTCTTATTCTCCTTAAAGGTTTTCCATGGCAGAGGCTGGGCATCCTGTGTCAGAGCTCTACCCACCAGGGGAAGCTGTTTCTTTGGAATCTACCCTGTTCGATCAGTCACTCTTCAACACCTCGAGTTCAATACAGGCAACAACACCCTCCAGACTGGCTGGAGGACCAGGTAACAGCTGCCAGGAGGAGCCACAGGAGATCTGTAAAGATCATTCAGTCAGTTCTCCTACCAGGGAAACTAACTGCAGCAGTCTGAATATCCATAGGGAGCCTGGTGAACAAGACAAAAGCCAATCTGAACGATGTGTGCCTCCCAAGGCCTCAAGCCACCCCCATAGTCTGGCTGAGACGCATACACCGTCACATCACCACGACACAGTTGTGAATGCAATCAGTGACAGCCTTGTTGCTGGTAGGACAGGGCAGAACATAAAGTCAGCCTCTCTACCTGTTCACAGGAGTCACTCAGAAACCTTACCTGTGGTTAAACAGGGAATGCCCCCCCATGCTCCAGTCAATGAGACTTGTGGGCTTGCTTACCATGGAGATAAAAGTGTCCAAGAGGCTGAGAGTCACTCCATGTTAGCCTGCAAGCAGTccatgcagctgcagcagtgcaACATTATCACCACTACCTGCCGAGGGCCCAGCAGTGGAGAAAGTGATGTACAGCAGCCTCAGAGCAGGTGTGTCTGTATCTCGTCCCCTGAGGCAGCAGGCAAGGTGGAGGGTACTGAAGAAAGGAGCCATCTTCCCCATAAATGTGACAAGGCACTCTGCTATGGCTCTTATAACCATCATGTCAATTTTGAGGACACATTTGCTGCCTACTGTCATCCCCAACCCATCCCAGCCCCCTCCCAGCTGCTGCCACGCCTGGCAGGTGTAGAGCCAACCTGTGACATCCAGCGTACAGCGGCACCTCCTTCAGCAATGAACCACCTCACCCTGCCTCGCCTCATCTCTTCTGTCAGTGAAACAGGCCTGGATGCCAAGCACCTACTTCGGTGCTGCAACCTTAACTGCTCTTGGATCAGCTTGCTGCCCCCTGGTGCTGGGCCACAATCCCCAAAACACTTTGGTGGAGAAGCGTGCTGCAGCAGTCCTGTTGGCCATGTCAGAACCATAACCCAGGACATGGGGACAATGACAGCCCACAGAGAGCTGAGGGATGTTGGGGTGCAGACAGGACAGATGGTCACACCTCATGTGTTCCCCCAGGTCTGTCTGGCAGAGGAGAGCAAGAGTGAGACCTCCTGCACTCAGACTCTGAAAACCAACAGTGACGTAGGCAAGAAACCGGGTGGGGCTTCCAAGACCCCAGTGAAGGAGGTGAAGTGGGATGCAGAAGGGATGACATGGGAAGTGTACGGGGCCTCTGTGGACCCTGAAGAGCTGGGCTTGGCCATCCAGAAACACCTGGAGCTGCAGATCAAGGAGACGGCGAGTCATGCGGCTAAACTGTCTCGCCAGAACACCAACACCTCCCAGCAGGGCAGGAATGGTCAGACAAAGATGGGCA contains the following coding sequences:
- the LOC117248269 gene encoding GRIN2-like protein; this encodes MAEAGHPVSELYPPGEAVSLESTLFDQSLFNTSSSIQATTPSRLAGGPGNSCQEEPQEICKDHSVSSPTRETNCSSLNIHREPGEQDKSQSERCVPPKASSHPHSLAETHTPSHHHDTVVNAISDSLVAGRTGQNIKSASLPVHRSHSETLPVVKQGMPPHAPVNETCGLAYHGDKSVQEAESHSMLACKQSMQLQQCNIITTTCRGPSSGESDVQQPQSRCVCISSPEAAGKVEGTEERSHLPHKCDKALCYGSYNHHVNFEDTFAAYCHPQPIPAPSQLLPRLAGVEPTCDIQRTAAPPSAMNHLTLPRLISSVSETGLDAKHLLRCCNLNCSWISLLPPGAGPQSPKHFGGEACCSSPVGHVRTITQDMGTMTAHRELRDVGVQTGQMVTPHVFPQVCLAEESKSETSCTQTLKTNSDVGKKPGGASKTPVKEVKWDAEGMTWEVYGASVDPEELGLAIQKHLELQIKETASHAAKLSRQNTNTSQQGRNGQTKMGRMIGSIRTSACCSRSTTAVD